The Cytobacillus firmus genome segment GTCCTGACAAGCCTTTTTTGCTGATTATGGTGGATAGAGCTACTAAAGAATAACCGCCGCCAGCTCTCAGCTCCGTTCCCTTAACATCCATGTGGTCCATCCCGCGGCCTAATTTAATGACCACGCCTTCTATGCCGCCATCAGATACGAGCAGATTCGATCCTCTTCCAATCGCTCTCCAGTTCAATTCAAATTGACGGATCAATTCCATCGCTTTTGCCAGGTTTTCTATGGAAGAAGGCTCAATAAACACATCGGCGGGACCGCCAATCTTCATTGTTGTATGATTAGCCATTGGTTCATTTTCTTTGATTGTTCCAATGTTTAATTCTTTAAGTTTGCTGATAAATTCGTCCATATTTACCTCCCTTTCTATTGATTCCAACCTAAATTTATTTATTCTATGCAAATTTACGATACAGGGCTACTTCCCGCTGCCTGAAACCAATTCTGCCATTAATTTGTAAAGTCTATTTGATGCATCGCGGATTCCCAGCTTTCTTGAAGCTTCCTTCATGCTATCCATTTTATCTTTATTGAGTATAATTCGGTCAATGCTATCAATAAGCTTTTTGCCTGTTAACTCTTTTTCAAGCAACAGCTCTGCAGCACCATGGTCACTAAGCGCCCTTGCATTTTTCTCCTGGTGGTTATTTGTAACATATGGGCTTGGGATTAATATGCTTGGTATGCCTAAAGAAGTTATTTCTGCCAATGTAGTGGCTCCTGCACGTGATACGACAAGGCTGGCTCCGGCCAGCACTTCTGGCATATTGTGAATAAATGGTTTGATTATCACGTTTTCAGGATTCCCAACGAGTTCTACTTCTTTTTGTACATCATCATAATGCACATCACCTGTTATATAAAGAACCTGATATGGCTTTTCACCAAGCTCAGCCAGTGTTTTTAATACTGCATCATTTATTGGTCTTGCTCCTCTGCTGCCGCCAAAAATTAACACAGCAGGAACACCTGTCTTTAATCCTGCAGACAGCCTTCCCCTGATTCCATCCTGTCCCAAAACCTCTGATGCACGCGGGTTCCCTGTCATGACGGTTTTAGTTTCCGGAAAAAAGGCCTTTGCTTCTTCAAAACAAACTGCAATTTTATCTACATACCTGCTTAAGAATTTATTGGTTAATCCAGGGACGCTGTTTTGCTCATGAATAATGGTTGGGACCCCAAGCTTGGAAGCAGCATATACCACAGGTCCGCATACATATCCGCCTGTTCCGATAACAACATCCGCCTTAAATTCCTTAAGCATCTTTTTGCTGTCACGAACGCCTTTCAGGAACCTTAAAACAGTTTTCACATTATCCAGAGAGATTTTTCTTTTAAAACCGGTTATATGTATTGATTTAAAAGGGATATTTTCACGATTCACAATCGTGTTTTCAAGCCCTTTTTCAGTTCCAATATATAAAAATTCAGCATCCTTATGTTCTTTCTGAATTTGTCTTATAAGCGCAAGTGCCGGATATATATGACCGCCAGTTCCTCCGCCGCTAACAGCAATTTTCATTCTTTCACCTCATAAAAGAGTAATAATCTATAGTATTCCTTTGTAAGCCCTCGGTAAATAATTATGAAGGCCAACAGCGCGTTGGAGTGCAAACACTCCCCCTCAATTCCCTATTCTACTATATTCAAAACAAATAGATAGGAACGAACATCATAATGTTAAAGAAATGTAATAAAGTGCAAAATTGCAAAGAAGTTTGATAATTCCACGTGCCGGATTTGTTGTTGCTTCCAAAAAAGAAACCCTGCTTCACAGGGTTTCCTAAAATGCATGTTATTAATGCGCTAGTACCTTGCATATCTGCTAATATTAAGCAGAAC includes the following:
- the murG gene encoding undecaprenyldiphospho-muramoylpentapeptide beta-N-acetylglucosaminyltransferase translates to MKIAVSGGGTGGHIYPALALIRQIQKEHKDAEFLYIGTEKGLENTIVNRENIPFKSIHITGFKRKISLDNVKTVLRFLKGVRDSKKMLKEFKADVVIGTGGYVCGPVVYAASKLGVPTIIHEQNSVPGLTNKFLSRYVDKIAVCFEEAKAFFPETKTVMTGNPRASEVLGQDGIRGRLSAGLKTGVPAVLIFGGSRGARPINDAVLKTLAELGEKPYQVLYITGDVHYDDVQKEVELVGNPENVIIKPFIHNMPEVLAGASLVVSRAGATTLAEITSLGIPSILIPSPYVTNNHQEKNARALSDHGAAELLLEKELTGKKLIDSIDRIILNKDKMDSMKEASRKLGIRDASNRLYKLMAELVSGSGK